A region of Brassica napus cultivar Da-Ae chromosome A2 unlocalized genomic scaffold, Da-Ae chrA02_Random_34, whole genome shotgun sequence DNA encodes the following proteins:
- the LOC106424429 gene encoding LOW QUALITY PROTEIN: basic leucine zipper 43 (The sequence of the model RefSeq protein was modified relative to this genomic sequence to represent the inferred CDS: deleted 2 bases in 1 codon; substituted 1 base at 1 genomic stop codon), which produces MIPAEITGYYQYYRRKTXELPTEFNIINMPSSPTSSSSLTYLNDLINNNYSSSSIRQDLMMGNNSTSDEDHQHHHHQSIIIVDERKQRRMLSNRESARRSRMRKQRHLDELWSQVIRLRNENNCLIDKLNRVSETQDSVLKENSKLKEEASELRQLVCELKSNKNSDDDNNFVRKLSE; this is translated from the exons ATGATTCCGGCGGAAATCACCGGATATTATCAATATTATCGCCGGAAAACTTAGGAA CTCCCGACGGAATTCAACATAATAAATATGCCCTCATCTCCAACATCTTCCTCTTCCTTAACATACTTAAATGATCTCATCAACAACAACTACTCATCATCATCCATCCGTCAAGATCTCATGATGGGCAACAACTCAACTTCCGATGAAGATcatcagcatcatcatcatcagagcaTCATCATAGTCGACGAGAGGAAACAGAGGAGGATGCTTTCAAACAGAGAATCCGCTAGGAGGTCGAGGATGAGGAAACAGAGACATCttgatgaactctggtctcagGTGATAAGGCTTCGCAACGAGAACAACTGTCTTATTGATAAGCTGAACCGTGTATCGGAGACTCAAGATAGCGTATTGAAGGAGAATTCTAAACTCAAAGAAGAAGCTTCTGAACTCCGACAACTTGTATGTGaactaaaatctaacaagaacAGCGACGATGACAACAACTTTGTAAGAAAGTTATCGGAATGA